A genomic region of Geothrix edaphica contains the following coding sequences:
- a CDS encoding aldehyde ferredoxin oxidoreductase family protein, which yields MSQLVFDPSKVMDIDYTKRTEYLEGLEAIQAAHKVLKEITYTPSLPDKGYTNRTLYVNVGTLEITEKPVTQQMKDVFIGGRGFGLFHLWNAVKPTTRWNDPENEIVISPGPVAGMTQYAGTGKSLVVSLSPQTDIPIDSNVGGFYGPLLKFSGFDALELQGKSDKDIILFIDGQKGIIRIEDAPTDPVDSHVLAEVLTHMYAENEKDLPNISVVSTGAAAEHSLIGMLNFSFYDRRRKCVRFKQAGRGGIGTVFRDKRIRALVVRGPKVAGDLNHPADPETIAKTGIKYHKEIRENDGSQCMMRRNGTAHIVEIMDAYDLLPVHNFQYGSHPDVHKIDSSYWQQRCTQHTVDGCWYGCSMACAKGADGLVLKTGPYKGDMVTVDGPEYENAAGLGSNCGVFDPDYLLELNFYCDTYGICTITYGTLTAFVMECYQRGILNKERTGGLEMTWGNAEADLEMMHQMARGEGFGKIAGLGVKKMKEHFIKNGWGDPQLINDIGMENKGLEYSQYMSKESLAQQGGYALTNKGPQHDEAWLIFMDMVNKQLPTFEDKAEALYYFPLFRTWFGLNGFCKLPWNDVVPANNSEQPEAHKVPEHVQNYVDLFSATTGIQIDKEELIVQSAKVYNFQRVFNIRMGKGLRLHDAAPYRSLGPVTREEYESRAERYDQQIITEMGLDPAGKSTEEKMALHRKWRTERFSKLMDSVYTRRGWTLDGVPTLARLKELGLDAFPEVVEVVKQHL from the coding sequence ATGAGCCAGCTTGTGTTTGACCCCTCCAAGGTGATGGACATCGACTACACGAAGCGCACCGAGTACCTGGAGGGCCTCGAGGCCATCCAGGCGGCGCACAAGGTGTTGAAGGAGATCACCTACACGCCCAGCCTGCCGGACAAGGGCTACACGAACCGCACACTCTACGTGAACGTGGGCACCCTGGAGATCACGGAGAAGCCCGTCACCCAGCAGATGAAGGATGTCTTCATCGGCGGCCGCGGGTTCGGCCTCTTCCACCTGTGGAACGCCGTGAAGCCCACCACCCGCTGGAATGATCCCGAGAACGAGATCGTCATCAGCCCCGGGCCCGTGGCCGGCATGACCCAGTACGCGGGCACCGGCAAGTCGCTGGTGGTGAGCCTCTCGCCCCAGACGGACATCCCCATCGACTCCAACGTGGGCGGCTTCTACGGCCCCCTGCTCAAGTTCTCGGGCTTCGACGCGCTGGAGCTCCAGGGCAAGTCCGACAAGGACATCATCCTCTTCATCGACGGGCAGAAAGGCATCATCCGCATCGAGGACGCCCCCACCGATCCGGTGGATAGCCATGTCCTCGCGGAAGTCCTCACCCACATGTACGCCGAGAACGAGAAGGACCTGCCCAACATCTCCGTGGTGTCCACGGGCGCGGCGGCCGAACACAGCCTCATCGGCATGCTGAACTTCTCCTTCTACGACCGCCGCCGCAAGTGCGTGCGCTTCAAGCAGGCGGGCCGGGGCGGCATCGGCACCGTGTTCCGGGACAAGCGCATCCGCGCGCTCGTGGTGCGTGGGCCCAAGGTGGCTGGCGACCTCAACCACCCGGCGGATCCCGAGACCATCGCCAAGACCGGCATCAAGTACCACAAGGAGATCCGCGAGAACGACGGCAGCCAGTGCATGATGCGGCGCAACGGCACGGCCCACATCGTGGAGATCATGGACGCCTACGACCTGCTGCCCGTCCACAACTTCCAGTACGGCTCGCACCCGGACGTCCACAAGATCGACTCCAGCTACTGGCAGCAGCGTTGCACCCAGCACACGGTGGATGGCTGCTGGTACGGCTGCTCCATGGCCTGCGCCAAGGGCGCCGACGGCCTCGTGCTGAAGACCGGCCCCTACAAGGGCGACATGGTCACCGTGGACGGCCCCGAGTACGAGAACGCGGCGGGCCTGGGCTCCAACTGCGGCGTCTTCGATCCCGACTACCTGCTGGAGCTGAACTTCTACTGCGACACCTACGGCATCTGCACCATCACCTACGGCACGCTCACGGCCTTCGTGATGGAGTGCTACCAGCGCGGCATCCTCAACAAGGAGCGCACGGGCGGCCTGGAGATGACCTGGGGCAACGCCGAGGCCGACCTCGAGATGATGCACCAGATGGCCCGCGGCGAAGGCTTCGGCAAGATCGCCGGCCTGGGCGTGAAGAAGATGAAGGAGCACTTCATCAAGAACGGCTGGGGCGATCCGCAGCTCATCAACGACATCGGCATGGAGAACAAGGGCCTCGAATACTCCCAGTACATGTCGAAGGAATCCCTGGCCCAGCAGGGCGGCTACGCACTCACCAACAAGGGGCCGCAGCACGACGAGGCCTGGCTGATCTTCATGGACATGGTGAACAAGCAGCTGCCCACCTTCGAGGACAAGGCCGAGGCGCTCTACTACTTCCCCCTGTTCCGCACCTGGTTCGGCCTCAACGGCTTCTGCAAGCTGCCCTGGAACGACGTGGTGCCCGCCAACAACTCCGAGCAGCCCGAGGCCCACAAGGTGCCCGAGCACGTGCAGAACTACGTGGACCTCTTCAGCGCCACCACGGGCATCCAGATCGACAAGGAAGAGCTGATCGTCCAGTCCGCCAAGGTCTACAACTTCCAGCGCGTGTTCAACATCCGCATGGGCAAGGGGCTCCGCCTGCACGATGCGGCGCCCTACCGTTCCCTCGGCCCCGTCACGAGGGAGGAGTACGAGTCCCGCGCCGAGCGCTACGACCAGCAGATCATCACCGAGATGGGCCTCGACCCCGCCGGGAAGAGCACCGAGGAGAAGATGGCCCTGCACCGGAAGTGGCGCACGGAGCGCTTCTCCAAGCTCATGGACAGCGTCTACACCCGCCGCGGCTGGACCCTCGATGGCGTGCCCACCCTGGCGCGCCTCAAGGAGCTGGGCCTCGACGCGTTCCCGGAAGTGGTCGAAGTCGTGAAGCAGCACCTCTGA
- the thiS gene encoding sulfur carrier protein ThiS yields the protein MILVNEEALDWHAGMTVRDVLKAKNYRFPLLVIHVNDALVPKKDYDTTRIPDGAVVKVIHLISGG from the coding sequence ATGATCCTGGTGAATGAAGAGGCGCTCGACTGGCACGCGGGCATGACGGTCCGGGACGTGCTGAAGGCGAAGAACTACCGGTTCCCCCTGCTGGTCATCCACGTGAACGATGCGCTGGTGCCGAAGAAGGACTACGACACCACCCGCATCCCCGACGGCGCGGTGGTGAAGGTCATCCACCTCATCAGCGGAGGCTGA
- a CDS encoding sensor histidine kinase, producing MAGQILPFRRDPPGHPLPAVARALLVGVWIVAGLVHGGLSLDQRLAVWPLSYMGLELLAAASLGCRAWRTPGASRVAWWLLALSAALEVPNLAVSLLLSRGWAAPWAAGVPSLLGLGTGLLVLAGVLSFPRAQEPSAVLWRRVQDGLIFAVAVLFLLWVLGGQGNLPTVAQGMGFRVFVAYLNAALLGGGVVFMTSYDPGRIRGPLGWLGASALAWLAALSAWALAGLPPVVATQGWIVLAGAIPLFQGLAAWSPRPVEEALAGPGSERRAVVLLPYLPVAIAIGVLAVLLVFTPGSVTRSAFSIFLVMVALLLLRQFQSIQDLLAARRTLEDRVRQRTRALEQAQDTLLRTERMNTVALMGAGLAHDLNNLLCAMKSSAELATLRLDEGQAPGREELGRIAVAADRAAHLTGRLMGFARREEEYLSFLDLGTAVKEMEATLRLLLPRSVDLRIEAAVGGGLIVQSSRLRVEQMVVNLVANARDAMPDGGLLTVRTGVGDSERPMALLEVVDTGIGMSPEIQARIFDPFFTTKAPGQGTGLGLPSLKAMVEESGGRLEVLSGPDQGSRFRILLPLLPVAGVSLR from the coding sequence TTGGCTGGGCAAATTCTCCCATTCCGGCGCGATCCGCCGGGCCATCCCCTTCCCGCCGTCGCCCGGGCGCTGCTGGTGGGGGTCTGGATCGTCGCGGGCCTGGTCCACGGCGGCCTATCCCTGGATCAGCGCCTCGCGGTGTGGCCGCTGAGCTACATGGGGCTGGAGCTCCTCGCCGCGGCCAGCCTGGGTTGTCGCGCCTGGAGGACCCCCGGCGCCAGCCGCGTGGCCTGGTGGCTGCTGGCGCTCTCGGCCGCCCTGGAAGTTCCGAACCTGGCGGTCAGCCTGCTCCTCAGCCGGGGCTGGGCCGCGCCTTGGGCCGCAGGTGTGCCGAGCCTCCTTGGGCTGGGGACTGGCCTCCTGGTGCTGGCGGGGGTCCTGAGCTTCCCCCGGGCCCAGGAGCCGAGCGCCGTGCTCTGGCGGCGGGTCCAGGACGGCCTCATCTTCGCCGTGGCCGTGCTCTTCCTGCTCTGGGTGCTGGGGGGCCAGGGCAACCTCCCCACCGTGGCCCAGGGCATGGGCTTCCGGGTCTTCGTGGCCTACCTCAATGCGGCCCTGCTGGGCGGCGGCGTGGTCTTCATGACGTCGTACGATCCGGGCCGGATCCGGGGGCCGCTCGGCTGGCTGGGAGCCTCGGCCCTGGCCTGGCTGGCGGCCCTCTCCGCCTGGGCCCTGGCGGGCCTGCCCCCGGTGGTGGCCACTCAGGGTTGGATCGTCCTGGCCGGGGCCATCCCGCTCTTCCAGGGGCTGGCGGCCTGGTCCCCCCGTCCGGTGGAGGAGGCCCTGGCCGGCCCGGGCTCCGAGCGGAGGGCCGTGGTGCTGCTGCCCTACCTTCCCGTGGCCATCGCCATCGGGGTCCTGGCGGTGCTGCTGGTCTTCACGCCCGGAAGCGTGACCCGGAGCGCGTTCTCCATCTTCCTCGTCATGGTGGCGCTCCTCCTGCTGCGGCAGTTCCAGTCCATCCAGGATCTCCTGGCGGCCCGGCGGACCCTGGAGGATCGGGTCCGGCAGCGGACCCGGGCCCTGGAGCAGGCCCAGGACACGCTGCTGAGGACGGAGCGGATGAACACGGTCGCGCTCATGGGAGCGGGCCTGGCCCATGACCTCAACAACCTGCTCTGCGCCATGAAGAGCTCGGCCGAGCTGGCGACCCTGCGGCTCGACGAGGGCCAGGCCCCGGGCCGGGAGGAGCTTGGCCGTATCGCCGTGGCGGCGGACCGCGCCGCGCACCTGACCGGGCGCCTGATGGGGTTCGCGCGGCGGGAGGAGGAGTACCTATCCTTCCTGGATCTGGGCACGGCGGTGAAGGAGATGGAGGCGACCCTGAGGCTTCTGCTGCCGCGGTCCGTGGACCTCCGCATCGAGGCCGCGGTGGGAGGGGGGCTGATCGTCCAGAGCTCCCGGCTCCGGGTGGAGCAGATGGTGGTGAACCTGGTGGCCAACGCCCGCGACGCCATGCCCGACGGGGGCCTCCTCACGGTGCGGACCGGGGTGGGGGACTCGGAGCGGCCCATGGCCCTGCTGGAAGTGGTGGATACCGGCATCGGCATGAGCCCCGAGATCCAGGCGCGGATCTTCGATCCCTTCTTCACCACCAAGGCCCCGGGCCAGGGGACGGGCCTGGGCCTGCCCTCGCTGAAGGCCATGGTGGAGGAGAGCGGCGGCCGGCTGGAGGTCCTGAGCGGGCCGGACCAGGGCTCCCGGTTCCGGATCCTCCTGCCCCTGCTGCCGGTGGCGGGCGTCAGCCTCCGCTGA
- a CDS encoding aldehyde dehydrogenase family protein codes for MQEVLKSLGISDVNPGGFAGAWTGSGKAQQVVSPINGEALATVTNVTPQEFEAILAKSHAAFASWKLVPAPKRGEVVKALGDELRRNKAALAELVTLEMGKTLREGLGEVQEMIDICDFAVGLSRQLYGLTMPSERRQHRLQEQWHPLGVVGVITAFNFPVAVWSWNTALALVCGDTVLWKPSSKTPLTALACTKIAEKVLRDFGFDPAICSLAIGKGSEIGDLINTDPRVALVSYTGSVPGGRHVGKLVQERFGRHILELGGNGAVIVSDKGDLDIALRSVYFGAIGTSGQRCTSTRRVIVQESIYGAFRDRLLELYKKTPIGDPRQDEILMGPLVDAGAVATMLAAIETVKAQGGKILVGGEKLPQAGGCYITPCIAEVSGNLPIVQEETFAPVLYLMPYRTIEEAIALQNGVPQGLSSAIITNDLGESELFLSAAGSDCGLANVNTGTSGAEIGGAFGGEKETGGGRESGSDAWKAYMRRQTSAINFSGKVELAQGITLEL; via the coding sequence ATGCAGGAGGTCCTGAAGTCGCTGGGCATTTCGGACGTGAACCCGGGCGGGTTCGCCGGCGCGTGGACGGGCAGCGGGAAGGCCCAGCAGGTCGTCTCCCCCATCAACGGCGAGGCTCTGGCCACGGTCACCAACGTCACCCCCCAGGAATTCGAGGCCATCCTGGCGAAGAGCCACGCCGCCTTCGCGTCCTGGAAGCTGGTGCCCGCCCCCAAGCGCGGCGAGGTGGTGAAGGCGCTGGGTGACGAGCTGCGCCGGAACAAGGCGGCCCTGGCCGAGCTGGTCACGCTGGAGATGGGCAAGACCCTGCGCGAGGGCCTGGGCGAGGTCCAGGAGATGATCGACATCTGCGACTTCGCGGTGGGCCTGTCCCGCCAGCTCTACGGCCTCACCATGCCCAGCGAGCGGCGCCAGCACCGGCTCCAGGAGCAGTGGCATCCCCTGGGCGTGGTGGGCGTCATCACGGCCTTCAACTTCCCCGTGGCCGTGTGGAGCTGGAACACCGCCCTGGCCCTGGTCTGCGGCGACACGGTGCTCTGGAAGCCGTCCTCCAAGACGCCGCTGACGGCCCTCGCCTGCACGAAGATCGCCGAGAAGGTGCTGCGTGACTTCGGCTTCGATCCCGCCATCTGCAGTCTGGCCATCGGCAAGGGCAGCGAGATCGGCGACCTCATCAACACCGACCCGCGGGTGGCCCTGGTGTCGTACACGGGCTCGGTCCCGGGTGGCCGCCACGTCGGGAAGCTGGTGCAGGAGCGCTTCGGCCGCCACATCCTCGAGCTGGGCGGCAACGGCGCCGTGATCGTGAGCGACAAGGGTGACCTCGACATCGCCCTGCGCTCGGTCTACTTCGGCGCCATCGGCACCTCAGGCCAGCGCTGCACCTCCACCCGCCGAGTCATCGTGCAGGAGTCCATCTACGGCGCCTTCCGGGACCGCCTGCTGGAGCTCTACAAGAAGACGCCCATCGGCGATCCCCGGCAGGACGAGATCCTCATGGGACCCCTGGTGGACGCCGGAGCCGTGGCCACCATGCTGGCCGCCATCGAGACGGTGAAGGCCCAGGGCGGGAAGATCCTCGTCGGCGGGGAGAAGCTGCCCCAGGCCGGTGGCTGCTACATCACGCCCTGCATCGCCGAGGTGTCCGGCAACCTGCCCATCGTGCAGGAGGAGACCTTCGCCCCGGTGCTCTACCTCATGCCCTACCGGACCATCGAGGAGGCCATCGCCCTCCAGAACGGTGTGCCCCAGGGCCTCTCCAGCGCCATCATCACCAACGACCTGGGCGAGAGCGAGCTGTTCCTGTCGGCGGCCGGCAGCGACTGCGGTCTGGCCAACGTGAACACCGGTACCAGCGGCGCGGAGATCGGCGGGGCCTTTGGTGGTGAAAAGGAGACCGGCGGCGGCCGCGAGAGCGGTTCTGACGCATGGAAGGCCTACATGCGCCGGCAGACCAGCGCCATCAACTTCAGCGGCAAGGTGGAACTGGCCCAGGGCATCACGCTGGAGCTCTGA
- a CDS encoding LysR family transcriptional regulator, protein MDALLDLPQLRTFYTLAQVGSFTACARRLGRTQSAVSHAMAKLEDLIGLPLLDRRSRGLRLTEEGRRLYQACEQAFATLDAAAEDLKRHQTQARGRLRVGATVEFGSSILMRHMQPFLAANPGIEIDFTLSHDLLTPLLRDDLDLAIDCVEHALPALKKVPLFRETYVVACTPAFRKVHRLRIPADLARCPILSLDKAGAWWNRFLVAVPDRDQPHLDRFIAVNHIRAMIHAAVEGMGALLVPRYSVLEELERGDLVALFPAIRPAEDRFSIYQKKVKATQEKQKLLTRYLQALSPTEFGS, encoded by the coding sequence ATGGACGCCCTGCTCGACCTCCCCCAGCTGCGGACCTTCTACACGCTCGCCCAGGTGGGCAGCTTCACCGCCTGCGCCCGGCGCCTGGGTCGCACCCAGTCCGCTGTCAGCCACGCCATGGCCAAGCTGGAGGACCTGATCGGCCTCCCCCTCCTGGATCGCCGGAGCCGGGGCCTGCGCCTCACCGAGGAGGGCCGGCGCCTCTACCAGGCCTGCGAACAGGCCTTCGCCACCCTCGACGCCGCGGCCGAGGACCTGAAGCGCCACCAGACCCAGGCCCGGGGCCGGCTCCGGGTGGGTGCCACGGTGGAGTTCGGCAGCAGCATCCTCATGCGGCACATGCAGCCCTTCCTGGCCGCGAACCCGGGCATCGAGATCGACTTCACCCTCAGCCACGACCTGCTCACCCCCCTGCTGCGGGATGACCTCGACCTGGCCATCGACTGCGTGGAGCATGCCCTCCCGGCCCTGAAGAAGGTCCCTCTCTTCCGGGAGACCTACGTGGTGGCCTGCACCCCCGCCTTCCGGAAGGTCCACCGCCTGCGGATCCCCGCGGACCTGGCGCGCTGCCCCATCCTGTCCCTGGACAAGGCGGGCGCCTGGTGGAACCGCTTCCTCGTGGCCGTGCCGGACCGGGACCAACCCCACCTGGACCGCTTCATCGCCGTGAACCACATCCGCGCCATGATCCACGCCGCCGTGGAGGGCATGGGCGCCCTGCTGGTGCCCCGCTACAGCGTGCTGGAGGAGCTGGAGCGGGGCGACCTGGTGGCCCTCTTCCCCGCCATCCGCCCCGCCGAGGACCGCTTCTCCATCTACCAGAAGAAGGTGAAGGCCACCCAGGAGAAGCAGAAGCTGCTCACACGGTACCTGCAGGCGTTGAGCCCGACTGAATTCGGGTCGTGA
- a CDS encoding YqiA/YcfP family alpha/beta fold hydrolase has product MTPFVYLHGFSSTPNGNKGRFVRQWVEAREIAFHAPDLNLPAFETLTITAQVEAVEALVRGLPEPPVLVGSSLGGFIATAVAHRGSRVKAMLLLAPAIHFAGRRTTHPTWAAYRERGEMEVFHHGAGRLLRLGPELLRDLPNWLGEETWRLAVPTVILHGRADDSVPLAESEAYAARNPEAILHILDDDHGLLAPASLARLEAELDAAR; this is encoded by the coding sequence ATGACCCCGTTCGTTTACCTCCACGGATTCTCCTCCACCCCCAACGGGAACAAGGGGCGCTTCGTGCGCCAATGGGTGGAGGCCCGCGAGATCGCCTTCCACGCGCCGGACCTGAACCTGCCGGCCTTCGAGACCCTCACGATCACGGCCCAGGTCGAGGCCGTGGAGGCCCTGGTGCGCGGCCTGCCTGAACCGCCGGTGCTGGTGGGCAGCTCCCTCGGCGGGTTCATCGCCACCGCCGTGGCCCACCGAGGGAGCCGGGTGAAGGCCATGCTCCTGCTGGCCCCAGCCATCCACTTCGCAGGGCGCCGCACGACGCATCCGACCTGGGCTGCCTACCGCGAGCGCGGGGAGATGGAGGTCTTCCACCATGGCGCGGGGCGGCTGCTGCGGCTGGGGCCGGAGCTGCTCCGGGACCTGCCGAACTGGCTCGGGGAGGAGACCTGGCGCCTGGCCGTGCCCACCGTGATCCTCCATGGCCGCGCCGACGATTCCGTTCCACTGGCCGAGAGCGAAGCCTACGCGGCCCGCAACCCGGAGGCGATCCTCCACATCCTCGATGATGATCACGGGCTGCTGGCACCAGCCTCCCTTGCCCGCTTGGAGGCCGAACTGGACGCGGCGCGGTGA
- a CDS encoding HU family DNA-binding protein produces MAKTTAKPETLGIAELAATLAEAQDLSKARAKSILDGVRDHIVETLLSGQRVNLFGLGTFEVRATKEKMGRNPKTGESIQIPAGRKVVFKTAKGLKDQM; encoded by the coding sequence ATGGCGAAGACCACTGCCAAGCCTGAAACCCTCGGCATCGCCGAGCTCGCCGCCACCCTGGCCGAGGCCCAGGACCTGTCCAAGGCCCGTGCCAAGTCCATCCTCGACGGCGTCCGCGACCACATCGTGGAGACCCTGCTCTCCGGCCAGCGCGTCAACCTCTTCGGTCTCGGCACCTTCGAAGTGCGCGCCACCAAGGAGAAGATGGGCCGCAACCCCAAGACCGGTGAGAGCATCCAGATCCCCGCCGGCCGGAAAGTCGTCTTCAAGACGGCCAAGGGTCTCAAGGATCAGATGTAA
- the rplI gene encoding 50S ribosomal protein L9 yields the protein MEILLIENVPSLGARGDVVNVKDGYARNFLLPRKMALPVTAGNKRQIELEKIRAEKLRAKELADAKSLAEKLEAISLAVAKKAGENGHLFGSVTNADVAELFKGKGFTLDRRDITVPHIKDAGAYTVDVRLYSGVHAKVSLEVTATAAE from the coding sequence ATGGAAATCCTCCTCATCGAGAACGTGCCCAGCCTCGGCGCCCGCGGCGACGTCGTGAACGTCAAGGACGGCTACGCCCGCAACTTCCTCCTGCCGCGCAAGATGGCCCTGCCGGTCACCGCCGGCAACAAGCGCCAGATCGAGCTCGAGAAGATCCGCGCCGAGAAGCTCCGCGCCAAGGAACTGGCCGATGCCAAGAGCCTGGCCGAGAAGCTCGAGGCCATCAGCCTCGCCGTGGCCAAGAAGGCCGGTGAGAACGGCCACCTCTTCGGTTCCGTCACCAATGCCGACGTGGCTGAGCTCTTCAAGGGCAAGGGCTTCACCCTGGATCGCCGCGACATCACCGTGCCCCACATCAAGGACGCCGGTGCCTACACCGTGGATGTGCGCCTCTACAGTGGCGTGCACGCCAAGGTCAGCCTCGAAGTCACCGCTACCGCGGCCGAGTAG
- a CDS encoding PilZ domain-containing protein — protein MNDHDHRRDTRVITGPEFAISFTLKGHDFRDVRIMNLSVGGCLALLGGRTARFFLPGATLDNLVFLHPDLPKASLSATVTYLLGYSSTEAAADQVGMGLQFLSLDGPIRQALEAWVGAATAAGRAAD, from the coding sequence ATGAACGACCACGACCATCGACGAGACACCCGGGTCATCACCGGCCCGGAGTTCGCCATCTCCTTCACCCTCAAGGGACACGACTTCCGTGACGTCCGCATCATGAACCTGAGCGTCGGCGGGTGCCTGGCCCTGCTGGGGGGGCGCACCGCCCGGTTCTTTCTGCCGGGGGCGACGCTGGACAACCTCGTCTTCCTGCATCCGGACCTGCCCAAGGCCTCCCTCAGCGCCACCGTGACCTATCTGCTGGGCTACTCCTCCACGGAAGCTGCCGCGGACCAGGTGGGCATGGGCCTGCAGTTCCTGTCCCTGGACGGCCCCATCCGCCAGGCGCTGGAGGCCTGGGTGGGCGCGGCGACGGCTGCCGGACGCGCGGCGGACTGA
- a CDS encoding DegT/DnrJ/EryC1/StrS family aminotransferase, translating into MAVPMLELAPQNAAVKAKVLEGLSGLIDRSAFILGENVKGLEAEISAYAGAAHAVAMSSGTDALLAALMGLGIGHGDEVIVPSFTFFASAGVVSRLGAKPVFIDLDPATFNATGALVEAAITPRTKAIMPVHLFGQLADMPGIMAVAAKHGIPVVEDACQSLGAKGWGKSAGQFGDLTAYSFYPTKNLGAFGDAGMTAIRGDAALAARVRRIRVHGMEPVYMHHEVGMNGRMDEFQALVLRAKLPMLDGWHEGRRKHATWYLERMKGLAADEVVLPREVVPEGRHIYNQFTIRVKGGRRDALQAHLKERGIGSAIYYPICLHEQPCFAFLGYKAGQLPESELAAKEVLSLPVYPEMTAAMLEEVASAILGFFGKP; encoded by the coding sequence ATGGCCGTCCCGATGCTTGAGCTCGCCCCGCAGAACGCCGCCGTGAAGGCCAAGGTGCTGGAGGGGCTCTCGGGCCTCATCGACCGCTCCGCGTTCATCCTGGGCGAGAACGTGAAGGGCCTGGAGGCAGAGATCTCGGCCTATGCCGGCGCGGCCCATGCCGTCGCCATGTCCAGCGGCACGGACGCCCTGCTGGCGGCCCTGATGGGCCTGGGCATCGGCCATGGCGATGAGGTGATCGTCCCCAGCTTCACCTTCTTCGCCTCGGCGGGGGTGGTGTCGCGCCTGGGCGCGAAGCCCGTCTTCATCGACCTCGACCCGGCCACCTTCAACGCCACCGGCGCCCTGGTGGAGGCCGCCATCACGCCCCGCACCAAGGCCATCATGCCCGTGCACCTCTTCGGCCAGCTGGCGGACATGCCCGGCATCATGGCCGTGGCGGCGAAGCATGGCATCCCCGTGGTGGAGGACGCCTGCCAGAGCCTGGGCGCCAAGGGCTGGGGCAAGTCCGCGGGGCAGTTCGGTGACCTGACCGCCTACAGCTTCTACCCCACCAAGAACCTCGGCGCCTTCGGCGATGCCGGCATGACCGCCATCCGCGGCGATGCAGCTCTCGCTGCGCGGGTCCGCCGCATCCGCGTCCACGGCATGGAGCCCGTCTACATGCACCACGAGGTGGGCATGAACGGGCGCATGGACGAGTTCCAGGCCCTGGTGCTGCGCGCCAAGCTGCCCATGCTCGACGGCTGGCACGAGGGCCGGCGGAAGCACGCCACCTGGTACCTGGAGCGCATGAAGGGGCTGGCCGCCGACGAGGTCGTGCTGCCCCGCGAGGTGGTGCCCGAGGGCCGCCACATCTACAACCAGTTCACCATCCGCGTGAAGGGCGGTCGGCGCGATGCGCTCCAGGCCCACCTCAAGGAGCGCGGCATCGGCAGCGCCATCTACTACCCCATCTGCCTCCATGAGCAGCCCTGCTTCGCCTTCCTCGGCTACAAGGCCGGCCAGCTGCCCGAGTCCGAGCTCGCGGCCAAGGAAGTGCTCAGCCTGCCGGTCTACCCCGAAATGACCGCGGCCATGCTCGAGGAAGTGGCCAGCGCGATTCTCGGGTTCTTCGGAAAGCCCTGA